The Atlantibacter hermannii genomic interval CAGCGCGGTGATTTCTCCGGCGCGACGCAACACGGCGATCTCTTCTTCCGATTTAAACAGGCGCATTTCATGCACCCACGGACGCCAGTCGGTCAGTGTGGCAGGCGCAGTCAGGTTTTGGCGCGAGCCGCGACGCAACTTATCCAGCGCGTGGAACACCGCCGCATCGGCGAAATCATATTGCCCCTGGGCGTGGTACACCACGTCGAGACCGTTCAGCAATTGATACAGCTGTTCGTTGAGTTCATCCCATGCCAGCGCACGGTCAACGCCCAGTTTTTCCGGCGCGGCTTCCTGGCCGAGACGACGGCCAAACCAGATTTCCGCCGTTTTATCGCGCACGCGATTGAACAAAACGCTGTGATTATGGGTGTCGTCGCTTTTGATAAGCACCAGTAACGCTTCAGGTTCGTTGAAGCCCGTGAAATACCAAAAGTCGCTGTTCTGACGGAAAGGGTATTCGCTGTCTGCGCTTCGGGTCACTTCCGGCGCGGCGAAAATCAACGCGGCGCTGCCAGGCGCCATGTTGGCCAGTAATTGCTGGCGACGACGAAGGAATTCCTGCTGAGTCATGGCGCCTCCTAACGCGGTGATGAAAATTAATGCAGTGTCGGTTTGCGCACTTCCGGCGCAGTCGGTTGCTGCTGACGGCTAAACGTATCATGGCAGAGCAGAGCGGCAACGCGAACGTATTCGACAATCTCTTCCAGAGACATTTCAAGCTCTTCCTGATCTTCTTCTTCATCATAACCAAGCTGGGCGATATTGCGCAGATCGTCAATCGCTTCGCCGGTTTCACCGGTCACTTTATCCAGCTTGGTCTGGGTAACGCCAAGGCCGAGCAGGAAATGATTAACCCAGCCCGCCAGCGCATCGGCGCGATCAAACACCGAAACATCATCGCCGTCCG includes:
- a CDS encoding YecA family protein; translated protein: MRMSIQNALPGYDDVNQLLTQQGVGLTPAEMHGLISGMLCGGNTDSSWQPLLHDLTNEGLAFGQNLAQALRQMHAATSDSLEDDGFLFQLYLPDGDDVSVFDRADALAGWVNHFLLGLGVTQTKLDKVTGETGEAIDDLRNIAQLGYDEEEDQEELEMSLEEIVEYVRVAALLCHDTFSRQQQPTAPEVRKPTLH